From the Triticum urartu cultivar G1812 chromosome 4, Tu2.1, whole genome shotgun sequence genome, the window GTTAACCATTTCTTAGAAAATGGGCATGTATATAAAAATATaaatcaagcatttaaaaaatgttgaaaaaGTATTTCAAAATGTTAATAAAGCATTTGGAAAAAATCGAACAAGTATTTCAATAATGTCAAatgtgtctagaaaaaatgttgaccgtGTATTAAAAATGATGGGAAAAAATAGATCGTGTATATAACAATGTTAATCAAGCAAAAAAATAGAGTTTGGATTTTTTTTAataaaacatttgaaaaatgttaaatgtgtttagaaaaaaatgttgaccatgtgtTCAAAAATCTTTAATATTGTATTTAataaatgttaatcaagcatttgaaaaatcttaaatgtgcatagaatttttttgACCATGTATTAGaaaatgttaatcttgtatttgTAAAATGTTTagaaaaatgttaaacatgtaatttgtaTTGGAAATATGTTTAACATGTATTAGAAAATTGTTATTTCTTTTAGTGGAAATTTTTTTGTTGACATATAAAAAATATGTAGAATGAAAACCAAAAACTaaaaatcaaaaaggaacatagGAAACCaataaaaacaaataaaaaagaaaaaagaattaaaaaCGTAGAATAAAAAAGAAAgcgaaataaataaaaaaatggGGAAAACCGGCTCAAATTGCCTCAGTAGGTCGCGGCCCTACTACTTACCGCAAACGGGAAGTGGGCGGAGTGGCCAGCAGCGCTGGCCATCTCCTTGGAGAGCAGGGATTGATCCCTGGGTTCTCCCCTATTCCTTCTCTTTTTCGTGGATGGGGCGGCCCTATTACTGTAGATGCTTCAATGAGACATCATACCGTCTCACTGAATGCGAGATATAGTCGTTGTGGTAACGATGTTTTTTTTAACAATCACCGGGGGGGAGCATCCAACCAGAATACATTACTCAAAACGCCAAAGGTGAGGTTACAAGAGTGCGCTAGCATGCAGGTAATTAAAGTTATTGGCGCCAAGACACGACAACCCCCTTTTTATGAGAGAATCCAAAGGTCCGGTCCAGAGGGAGAAATCATATACAAGATTCAAAATCGTAGTCCTAGTCGTGTCATCCTCATTTCGATCTTATCATGGTCTATAGCCCTAATAGACACTTCAACATTCCCAACATTTTTTCTCATAGCTGCACCAAATAATATGATTTAAATAGGACGATGCATGAGCCAATAAAAGAAACGGACGGTTTGGATTGAGCATCTACCCGCAGGAGCACCAAGACCGCGCTCTGCTTGGCGCCACACTCCCGCCATCGCGCCCCCGCCAACAGCACCGTGCCATATGTTTGCCACctggtgctgctgctgctgttccGCCGCAAGGTTTTAGAATGCCGCGGCCGGCGAGGGTGAGGACCGCCATATATATAGCCGTGGCAGCGCGCGGGCGACGTCATTCCGTGGACTATCAGACGAAATCTTGTCCTGACAGATTAAAATACGGCACATGGTGCCATTTTTTTCTTCCTAAAGTTGTTGCTACGTCACATATAGCTATAAAACGGATGAATATATAGGCCCGTTCTCGCATTTGGTTTTGCAGAAAACCAGACTCCTTTGGTGAGAACCCAAGCACAAAACGTGATTGTCTTCTAGAACCCCGTGGGAGAAGTTGCGTTCGTGGAGACAGCGACGCCTGGGTGCCTGCCGACCTGCCCGCCAAGTCCAACCACCGGCTGCGCTTGGGCAAACACATTCGGGCCAAGTTGCAGTTGCAAACCCCCACGACCGACGTCAGGATCAGATGCTGATTTTGATTAGGGAGGGAAGGAGGGAAGGGATCGAGACAGCAAGTCGACGTGATTCACGCGCGCATCGTCCTAGTCACGAAAACAAGAGATGCCACGACCCAATTTTCATTTCAGATTCCTCTCTTGCTTCCACGTCGAATCATCTCAGCCGGACGAAAAAACTAGTCTAGAAAAGTGGTTCCTCTTTCTGGTCCGGTGCACAGCGACGGGCGTGATGGGAGCAGCGACCCCTACGTGCCTACCCTACTGTTTCCAAGCAGCTGTCCGTCTGCTGACCGCTTATTCAGTCAGTTGTCGCCTGTCCTCTCGGCCGGCCTCAGCAGAGTCGTAGGAGTATAGCTCGTGTGTGGTCAAACCACACCCATCCTATCGGGGGATCGACCGATGCTTCTCGCGCGCGCCACGAGGATGATGTGCCCACAGATCGACCTTACGATTGACAAGCGTCAGTCACGTCGTTGAACGATCGAGCACCGAGTTGACAACTAGTACTAGGACGTTGCTTTTGCGCCAGGATGTTTTGATTGCATTTTTGTTCCGTTATCCTTTTCTTTCTGTGGGTGCGTTGATACGCGGTCATCAAGAATTTAGGCGTACCGACGGTAGTTGCGAGGAAGGTTGGTTTCGGATCGATTCATGTATTTATTTTACTGCAATCGTATAATGAAATGCTTGTATGCAGAGTTCGAAGGTATTTCTCCttccaaaaaaaagagaaaacaaatGTCTTTTTCTTTCTGCAAAAAAAAAAACCCAGATCGGTACAACGATTATTAATAAGTAATAAGCACCGAAAATATAGTAGAAATAACATTCAGGACCCTACACCACCGAACGATCACTATCGTTACCAGAACAAGCCGTCAAAGCGCCTTTGTCGTTACTACCCTACCCGAGCCCGTTTGACCTTGTTGGTGACATTGGGCAACTTTTTGTGCATGTGTCTCTAAGGACCGACGTTCCAGAGCCGCATTTGTCGCCATTAAACCCTTGAAACGATCTAAAGCGTTTGACACCAAATTTTATCATCGGGTACACGCAACAAGAAATCCTAACCTCGCTGCCGCAACAAGACGGCACAAATCTACGTGAACTCCGTCCCGATGAAGGAACTCGAAATGGAACAGACTTCGAAAGACCGTTTTGTATATGAAATGCCGCCATCTGCCCGGAAGACCCTATGAGAAATAAGAAAAACATAACTCAAACTAGTAGCTGGAGCCGAGGTCCTGGGTTCTCCTCTAGGCCACCGGACGCCTAAGCGGCCGAAAGAGGGCAAGTGGATCCATGGGCTCGGCAAATGTCGCTTGGAGTTCCATCTTTTGATGGCGGAACCCGTTCTTTTTATGGGGCCGTATGAAATAGCAATAGGAATTTTGCTTGGGTTCGGGTACAAGTGTTCTTTACATAAAGAGCGTTGACATTCAAGTAGGATGCACGGCGTCCTGTTCCTAATAACCGTAAAAGTTGTTGCGAAGCAGAGCGATGTCCCCGCTCCTCTGAATCTGAAGAAGAAAAGGAGATACTCGCTAGTAAAATACTCCTATTTGGGTTGAGTTGGTTCTCAAGGCACGAACAAACTTGGAGAACACACTGCACGCACATGTTAACACCAGGGTTGTGTTGACCTGATCACACCAGTACGTGTTGTCCCACTGCCAACTTCGTTGACTCTCTATGATGCTTGCAGAGATGTACGCGGTAGTCGGTTACCGATCTCCGCGTCTTAAAATAAGtgtcgctgatttagtacaacTTTAATATAAGTGTCGCTGATCTAGTATAACTTTGGGATGAGTGTCGCTGATCTATTGTACTAGATCGGGAGACGACCGAAACTTTGGGGAGCTGCCCTTGCCTTCACCATCACCGGCCTGCTGCGATGTCTATGTGGTTCTTCGTCATCACAGATCACTCACAGGCACGTCCAGGTGCAGTTCTATTCAAAACCGCCCGTCCCTGTCCCGCCTCACAAAAGCAGCCACCGCACTAGGAAAAATAATCAAATCGTTCGCACCTCCCCATCATCCAAATCGCATCCCTTCTCCTCCTCCTACACGTACGTCCCCCAGCTGGAGCCAAAATCCGCGTTTCATTCGtgagctcttcttcttccgtcCGTGTGTGGCCTCAAAAGCTGAACCCAGCTCGCGCTTGCTCCGATCGTTCGTGAACTCTtcttgcgtgcgtgcgtggcccGAAAGCTTAGCTTTGCCGCTCTGGTGCTTCGATCATGGCGGGCGTGGCCGTGGCGCGGCCGCTGCTGCTTCTGCTGCTGGCCGTCGTCGGGCTTCCGGCGGCCGTGGGGCTCGGGGTGAACTGGGGCACGATGGCGTCGCACCAGCTGCCGCCCAGCACCGTGGTGCAGATGCTGCAGGACAATGGCATCAAGAAGGTGAAGCTGTTCGACGCGGACGCGGAGCCGCTGGGCGCCCTCGCCGGCTCCGGCATCGAGGTCATGGTGGCCATCCCCAACAACATGCTCGACATGATGACCGACTACGACACCGCCAGGGAGTGGGTGCACAAGAACGTCAGCGCCTACAACTTCGGTGGCGGCGTCAACATCCGGTCAGCACCTCCACTCCTCCTCAATCCATGATGATCCTCTTCTTTCTTCCTCTTCGATTCAGAATCTCGCATGGCCTCTCTGCTTATTCTGTTTTCATGCTTGTTCATCGATGCTTCTGTTGTCATCAACTCATCATGTTATAATTGCAATTttaattactccctccgtctcaaattaagtgtctcaactttgtacagAGTTCAGACACTTATTTTAAGACGGAGAAAGTATTTGATAGTGATGTTCATATTCTTATTCTTCCTTTAAATGTGCATATTGTGAGTTTACGATATACTCGATACATATTTATTAACCTTCTTGATTTGTGTACAATGATAGTACTATTCATGTCCTGATTCTAGATCTCaatttcctttttcctcttccaAAAGCTTGAGCCTGAAGCATGCGGCCCAAAACCTTTATCTTGTTTGATAATCCATTCACAGTGGGTGCCTAAAATACTCACCGTAGGTATAGGACGATGTGGATATCCAATTTGCTGATCGTCCCTGCCTGACTCGTTCACTGGAAGCTTTCTTGTCAGCAAAGTGGCAACCTTGGCATGGCACGCATCAGCTTATTGCAACATAAAGCTACCTACACATACCCATCGCATATTTGCGTCTGTCCTGCCCAGTTGGTGCGTGAAGAATCTAACTTTCGGCACTTATCTGCTAACTTGTTCTTGGATGGAAAATTCTTTCTTTTCTTGAAAGATCGATAGAAATTTCTGAAAACGATCTGTCATGCGCACTGGTGAACCCACGTGGATCGATCACCCCACTGAATTCTTGTCGCCTAAAAGTGATTACTTATCTTATTGCTAAAAAGCAGCGAGCGCCCTTGATCTGATTTCAGTGGCCCTTCTTGGCGCCCACTAGACACCCACCAAGTCCTTAACACatattctcaaaaaaaaaaaagtCCTGGACACATTTTTTTTCTGCGACATGGGCACAAACTGTTTCGTGCAAAGTTTTTTAAGAACTGCTTTCTTTCTTCCATGCAATTTTGCCCTGTCCCTGTATCATGCCTGAAATTTTGTTTGCGGGTGAACTAGCCGTCGCGACTGAAAACTATCCTCTGTTAGTGTTGCTTGTCAGCATCTTTGTTGTGTAGAGGCCGGGTGTTTCTTGATCATGCTTTGTATCCGCTTGATGCTATATTTTGAGTTAATAAAAACGTCTTTTATTAGAAGAAAATAAATCATCTGGGTTAATAACATCATTTATTCAAATTTGTTTTGATAACCATGGTATGAAAACTAATTATGCATTCCCCTACCTGCAGATACGTTGCCGTCGGGAATGAGCCGTTTCTGTCGTCCCTGAATGGCACCTTCCTGAATGTCACGCTCCCGGCCCTGCAGAACATCCAGAAGGCCCTTGATGAGGCCGGCGTCGGCGACACCATCAAGGCCACCGTGCCGCTGAACGCCGACGTGTACCAGTCCCCCAAGGACACCCCGGTGCCGTCGGCCGGGCGGTTCCGGCCGGAGATCTCCGGCCTCATGACGGAGATCGTGCAGTTCCTCAACCAGAGCGGCGCGCCCTTCACCGTCAACATCTACCCGTACCTCAGCCTCTACGGCAACGACGACTTCCCGCTCGACTTCGCCTTCTTCGACGGCGCCAGCAGCCCCGTGGTCGACGGCAACATCCAGTACACCAACGTGTTCGACGCCAACTTCGACACGCTCGTGTCGGCGCTCACGGCGGCCGGCGTAGGCGGCCTGCCGGTGATCGTCGGCGAGGTCGGCTGGCCGACCGACGGCGAGAAGCACGCCACGGCCGCCTACGCGCAGCGCTTCTACACGGGCCTGTTCCGGAAGCTGGCGGGCAACGCCGGCACGCCGCTGCGCCCGAACCAGTACATCGAGATCTACCTCTTCAGCCTGATCGACGAGGACGTCAAGAGCATTGATCCGGGCAACTTCGAGCGGCACTGGGGCATGATGCGGTACGACGGCCAGCCCAAGTACGCCATGGACCCGACCGGGCAGGGCCGGAACACGGCGCTGGTGGGAGCCCGGGGCGTGGAGTACCTCCCGCGGGTGTGGTGCGTGCTCAACGCCAACGCGGGCAACATGAGCAGGCTCGCGGACAACGTCGGCTACGCGTGCACCTACGCCGACTGCACCTCCCTCGGCTACGGGTCGACGTGCAACGGCATGGACGCCGCCGGCAACGCCTCCTACGCCTTCAACGCCTACTTCCAGGTGCAGGACCAGGACGAGGAGGCGTGCGGCTTCGACGGCCTCGCCGTGCGCACGCGCCAggacccctccacgggcacctgCAACTTCACCATACAGCTCAAGACCACC encodes:
- the LOC125550206 gene encoding glucan endo-1,3-beta-glucosidase 8-like yields the protein MAGVAVARPLLLLLLAVVGLPAAVGLGVNWGTMASHQLPPSTVVQMLQDNGIKKVKLFDADAEPLGALAGSGIEVMVAIPNNMLDMMTDYDTAREWVHKNVSAYNFGGGVNIRYVAVGNEPFLSSLNGTFLNVTLPALQNIQKALDEAGVGDTIKATVPLNADVYQSPKDTPVPSAGRFRPEISGLMTEIVQFLNQSGAPFTVNIYPYLSLYGNDDFPLDFAFFDGASSPVVDGNIQYTNVFDANFDTLVSALTAAGVGGLPVIVGEVGWPTDGEKHATAAYAQRFYTGLFRKLAGNAGTPLRPNQYIEIYLFSLIDEDVKSIDPGNFERHWGMMRYDGQPKYAMDPTGQGRNTALVGARGVEYLPRVWCVLNANAGNMSRLADNVGYACTYADCTSLGYGSTCNGMDAAGNASYAFNAYFQVQDQDEEACGFDGLAVRTRQDPSTGTCNFTIQLKTTSAAAGRPTVLFTTALLALVLAAMVTML